Proteins co-encoded in one Polaromonas vacuolata genomic window:
- the fdh3B gene encoding formate dehydrogenase FDH3 subunit beta — protein sequence MARMKFVCDAERCIECNGCVTACKNEHEVPWGVNRRRVVTLNDGVAGEKSISVACMHCSDAPCMAVCPVNCFYRTDEGVVLHDKDICIGCGYCSYACPFGAPQFPSTGTFGVRGKMDKCTFCAGGPEANGSEEEFEKYGRNRLAEGKLPICAEMCSTKALLGGDGDVIADIFRQRVVQRGKGAEVWGWGTAYGSKQAGQPPQGAKS from the coding sequence ATGGCCAGAATGAAATTTGTTTGCGACGCAGAGCGTTGCATCGAGTGCAACGGTTGTGTGACCGCTTGCAAAAACGAACACGAAGTGCCTTGGGGCGTGAATCGTCGCCGCGTCGTCACGCTCAATGATGGCGTTGCCGGCGAGAAGTCGATCTCTGTAGCTTGCATGCACTGCAGCGATGCACCGTGCATGGCAGTGTGCCCAGTCAACTGTTTTTACCGCACCGACGAAGGTGTGGTTTTGCATGACAAAGACATTTGCATTGGTTGCGGTTACTGCTCTTACGCTTGCCCATTTGGTGCGCCACAGTTCCCGTCTACCGGTACTTTCGGTGTGCGCGGCAAGATGGATAAATGCACTTTCTGCGCTGGTGGCCCAGAGGCTAATGGCAGCGAAGAAGAGTTCGAAAAATATGGTCGTAACCGTTTGGCCGAAGGCAAGCTGCCAATCTGCGCCGAGATGTGTTCGACCAAAGCTTTGCTCGGTGGTGATGGCGACGTGATTGCCGACATCTTCCGTCAACGCGTGGTTCAGCGCGGCAAAGGTGCAGAGGTCTGGGGCTGGGGTACGGCTTACGGCTCTAAGCAAGCAGGTCAGCCACCACAGGGAGCTAAGTCATGA
- a CDS encoding formate dehydrogenase subunit gamma, translating into MQSFRNVVFIAALGFAGLAFAQAPAAPSTPAAPLATTIGGIQSQSIYQVRPDASQEPGYANQTNAERHKVQPGNNAPIWRQEGGGITGLSSLPVSQAPEAGNLIQRFVQYPGSRLTNAGSAWREVRNQWLIPYGSALLGITVLALAIFFFSRGTIMTHGKDTGRKIERFTPFERAAHWSNAIAFLALALSGIFMAFGKFFLLPILGGAVFGWITWLLKTMHNFAGPVFAVSLVIVFVTFVRDNIPEKADLNWLLKGGGMFGGEEPASQRFNAGEKIVFWSGVTFLGLVVISSGFVLDKILPFLVYERATMQIANMIHLIATVLMMCMFTAHIYLGTIGMQGAYKGMRSGYVDETWAKEHHATWFDDVKAGRIPAQRSKLPSEKTAAVPLKSSPQA; encoded by the coding sequence ATGCAAAGTTTTCGTAACGTCGTATTTATAGCCGCCTTGGGCTTTGCTGGCTTGGCTTTTGCACAAGCGCCAGCCGCGCCTTCAACACCTGCTGCTCCGCTTGCCACGACTATTGGTGGCATTCAGAGTCAGAGTATTTATCAGGTCAGACCTGACGCGAGTCAAGAGCCTGGTTACGCCAACCAGACCAATGCTGAGCGTCATAAAGTGCAGCCTGGTAATAACGCACCTATCTGGCGTCAAGAAGGCGGCGGCATCACTGGGCTTAGCAGCCTGCCAGTCTCACAAGCACCGGAAGCCGGTAATTTGATACAGCGCTTTGTGCAGTATCCAGGTTCACGTTTGACGAATGCGGGTAGTGCTTGGCGTGAAGTGCGCAATCAGTGGTTGATTCCTTATGGCAGTGCGCTGCTGGGAATCACCGTGCTGGCATTGGCAATTTTCTTCTTTAGTCGCGGCACTATCATGACGCATGGTAAAGACACTGGCCGAAAAATTGAGCGTTTCACACCGTTTGAGCGTGCTGCACATTGGTCTAATGCGATTGCCTTTCTTGCCTTAGCTCTGTCCGGTATCTTCATGGCGTTTGGCAAATTCTTTTTGTTGCCGATTCTGGGTGGTGCTGTATTTGGTTGGATCACGTGGCTGCTTAAAACCATGCACAACTTTGCCGGTCCGGTGTTTGCCGTGTCCTTGGTGATTGTGTTTGTGACTTTCGTGCGCGACAACATTCCAGAAAAAGCCGACTTGAACTGGCTGCTTAAAGGCGGTGGTATGTTTGGTGGTGAAGAGCCTGCATCCCAGCGTTTCAACGCAGGTGAAAAAATAGTTTTTTGGAGCGGAGTGACTTTTCTCGGCCTGGTAGTGATTTCATCCGGATTCGTTCTGGACAAAATCTTGCCTTTCCTAGTCTATGAGCGTGCCACTATGCAAATTGCAAACATGATTCACCTAATCGCTACTGTCTTGATGATGTGCATGTTTACTGCTCACATTTATCTCGGCACGATTGGTATGCAAGGCGCTTACAAAGGCATGCGTTCAGGTTATGTTGACGAGACATGGGCTAAAGAGCATCACGCTACTTGGTTTGATGACGTCAAGGCCGGTCGTATTCCCGCACAGCGCAGCAAGCTGCCGTCCGAAAAGACTGCTGCAGTGCCGTTAAAGTCCAGCCCACAGGCGTAA
- a CDS encoding formate dehydrogenase accessory sulfurtransferase FdhD has protein sequence MSSTSLTSPTSPTTLLQPSLPHLTQATAPLTCAIHAVNEYGESLSINIPAERPLTVYVDKRELVTLMTLGAHPELLVLGYLRNQRLIASAFDVESITVDWDVGVAAVKTHGGIADLEEKTAKRVVTTGCGQGSMFGGLMDEVDQIRLPLDASISQAQLYALVNTIRLKESTYKSAGSVHACALFAMLGGEPSMLLFIEDVGRHNAIDTLAGWLAMQNDEAVLSADKIFYTTGRLTSEMVIKSAQMGVPIVVSRSGITQMGHQVAELVGLCAIGRATNKHFVCYSQRARLQLEPALAGNKPIRD, from the coding sequence ATGTCTTCCACATCTCTCACGTCCCCCACGTCCCCCACGACTCTATTGCAGCCCTCGCTGCCGCACCTGACTCAGGCCACTGCTCCCCTGACTTGTGCTATTCATGCCGTCAACGAGTACGGTGAATCTCTCTCCATCAATATCCCCGCTGAACGTCCCCTGACGGTTTATGTTGACAAGCGCGAGTTAGTCACTCTGATGACCTTGGGTGCTCACCCTGAATTATTGGTTTTAGGTTATTTGCGTAACCAGCGTTTAATTGCATCTGCGTTTGACGTCGAATCCATCACTGTCGATTGGGATGTCGGCGTTGCCGCTGTCAAGACCCATGGCGGGATTGCCGACTTGGAAGAAAAAACAGCCAAGCGCGTTGTCACCACAGGTTGCGGCCAAGGCAGCATGTTTGGTGGGTTAATGGACGAGGTCGATCAAATCCGTTTGCCACTAGACGCCAGCATTAGCCAAGCCCAGCTGTATGCCTTGGTCAACACCATTCGCTTAAAAGAGAGCACCTATAAATCGGCTGGCTCGGTGCATGCCTGCGCTCTGTTTGCGATGCTAGGCGGCGAGCCCTCCATGCTGCTGTTTATTGAAGATGTGGGTCGTCACAATGCCATCGACACACTGGCTGGTTGGCTCGCCATGCAGAACGATGAAGCGGTTCTTTCCGCTGACAAAATCTTCTACACCACCGGCCGCTTAACCAGCGAGATGGTGATTAAGTCAGCCCAGATGGGCGTGCCAATTGTGGTGTCCCGCAGCGGCATCACGCAAATGGGTCATCAGGTCGCTGAGCTGGTCGGATTGTGCGCGATTGGCCGAGCTACCAATAAACACTTTGTTTGCTATAGCCAGCGCGCTAGATTGCAACTAGAGCCTGCGCTGGCAGGCAACAAGCCGATACGCGACTAG
- a CDS encoding ABC transporter permease, with protein sequence MNFLFLKLGWRTLVRDLRAGELRLLIVAVMLAVAALTAVGFFADRLNGGLQRDARQLLGGDAVLRSDAPAPPAFLDKARELGLNTVTTVTFPTMARASDADGGGAKLIAFKAVPQGYPLRGNMRIANTLADTANATSLDGQTTREIPAPGTAWADASLLDSLGLKIGQTLLMGDASFTLTKVIVQEPDRGAGFISFSPRVMVNQTDLASTRLIQPASRTNYRLAVAGAPQAVKDFVQWAELEIKKPSAEASDRISGGLRMESLESGSPQMSQTLGRAEKFLNLVALLSALLSAVAVAIVARGFAAKHLDDCAMLRVLGQPQRTIALAYTFEFVLAGLFASALGVLVGFAVHYGFVMLLAGLVETALPAATWWPVAFGMGMGMTLLLAFGLPPVLQLAQVPPLRVIRRDLGQLRPASLAVLSLGVIGFAVLLLAASSDLKLGFIAVGGFAAAVLLFAAASYVAVKLLRASVNEVTAPRWLVLATRQLSARPVYAVVQTSALAVGLLALMLLVLLRTDLISSWRQATPADAPNRFVINIQPEQSEPFQQALKDGGVNKYDWYPMIRGRLVAINGKPVSADDYEDDRAKRLVEREFNLSNSTAKPDSNIIVGGQWKEGEKDALSVEQGLAETLGLKLGDSLRFDMGGQLSDAKITSLRKVDWGSLRVNFFVMYPVAKLENVPVSFITAYRAPEAPAAVPGQVPTASFDNKLVRAFPNITNVDMSSTLAQLQRVLDQVIRAVEFLFGFTLAAGLVVLFAAITATREERAREFAIMRAVGARASLLRQVQRAELAGVGLLAGFLASIVALAVGWALARYVFNFSWTGSWTVPLFGSLAGAALALAAGWWGLRSVLNTPVIETLRKSQ encoded by the coding sequence ATGAATTTTTTATTTTTGAAACTTGGTTGGCGTACGCTGGTTCGCGACTTACGTGCTGGCGAGCTGCGCTTGTTGATAGTCGCCGTGATGCTGGCGGTGGCGGCACTGACCGCAGTCGGTTTTTTTGCCGACCGTCTGAACGGTGGTTTACAACGCGATGCGCGCCAGTTGCTGGGCGGTGATGCGGTACTGCGCAGTGATGCGCCCGCACCGCCGGCCTTTTTAGACAAGGCGCGCGAGTTGGGTTTGAATACCGTCACCACAGTCACCTTTCCAACCATGGCCAGGGCCAGTGATGCCGATGGTGGTGGTGCCAAGCTAATTGCCTTCAAAGCCGTGCCACAGGGCTACCCTCTGCGCGGCAATATGCGTATTGCCAACACGTTGGCGGATACTGCTAACGCCACCAGTTTGGATGGCCAGACGACGCGCGAGATCCCCGCCCCCGGTACCGCCTGGGCTGATGCTTCTTTACTTGACAGTTTGGGTTTGAAAATCGGCCAGACGCTATTGATGGGCGATGCTAGCTTCACGCTCACTAAAGTGATTGTCCAAGAGCCCGATCGTGGCGCTGGTTTTATCAGCTTCTCGCCGCGCGTCATGGTCAACCAGACCGATCTGGCCTCTACCCGCTTGATACAGCCAGCTAGCCGCACCAATTACCGTTTAGCGGTAGCCGGTGCACCGCAAGCAGTAAAAGACTTTGTGCAATGGGCTGAGCTGGAGATTAAAAAACCTAGCGCTGAGGCAAGCGATCGCATCAGTGGCGGCTTGAGAATGGAGTCGCTAGAAAGCGGCAGTCCACAAATGAGCCAGACCTTGGGCCGCGCAGAGAAGTTTCTCAACCTAGTGGCACTGCTTTCGGCACTGCTTAGCGCAGTAGCTGTAGCGATTGTGGCGCGCGGCTTTGCGGCCAAACATTTAGACGATTGCGCTATGTTGCGCGTTCTCGGTCAGCCGCAGCGCACGATTGCGCTGGCCTATACCTTTGAGTTTGTATTGGCCGGTTTATTTGCCAGCGCGCTTGGCGTGTTAGTCGGTTTTGCCGTGCATTACGGCTTTGTCATGCTGCTCGCCGGCTTGGTCGAGACTGCGCTGCCCGCTGCGACTTGGTGGCCAGTCGCCTTTGGTATGGGCATGGGTATGACGCTACTGCTGGCATTTGGTTTGCCGCCCGTTTTGCAATTAGCCCAAGTGCCGCCGCTGCGCGTGATTCGTCGTGATCTGGGTCAACTCAGACCTGCTTCGCTAGCCGTGCTGAGCTTAGGCGTGATCGGTTTTGCGGTGCTCTTGCTGGCTGCGAGTAGCGATCTCAAGCTCGGTTTTATCGCCGTTGGTGGATTTGCTGCTGCGGTGTTGTTGTTTGCTGCTGCCAGCTATGTGGCGGTCAAACTCTTGCGTGCCAGTGTTAACGAAGTCACTGCACCGCGTTGGTTGGTGCTGGCAACGCGCCAGCTCTCAGCGCGGCCAGTGTATGCAGTAGTGCAGACCAGTGCGCTGGCCGTCGGCTTGCTGGCACTGATGTTGTTAGTGCTGCTGCGCACAGACTTAATCAGCAGTTGGCGTCAAGCCACACCGGCAGATGCACCGAATCGCTTTGTGATTAATATCCAACCCGAGCAGAGTGAGCCCTTTCAGCAAGCGCTAAAAGATGGCGGCGTGAACAAGTACGACTGGTATCCCATGATTCGCGGCCGTTTGGTGGCGATTAACGGCAAGCCAGTTTCTGCTGACGATTACGAGGACGACAGAGCGAAAAGACTGGTCGAGCGTGAATTTAATCTCTCCAACAGCACGGCTAAACCAGACAGCAACATCATCGTCGGTGGTCAGTGGAAGGAGGGCGAGAAAGATGCACTCAGCGTCGAGCAAGGCTTGGCTGAAACGCTGGGTTTGAAGTTAGGCGACAGCCTGCGCTTTGACATGGGCGGGCAGTTGAGTGACGCCAAAATTACCAGCCTGCGCAAGGTCGATTGGGGTTCGCTGCGGGTTAACTTTTTTGTCATGTACCCGGTTGCCAAGCTTGAGAACGTACCGGTCTCCTTCATCACTGCCTACCGTGCGCCAGAAGCGCCCGCTGCTGTCCCAGGCCAAGTCCCGACAGCGAGTTTTGACAACAAGTTGGTGCGAGCTTTTCCTAACATCACAAACGTTGACATGAGCAGCACGCTGGCTCAACTCCAGCGTGTGCTGGACCAAGTAATTCGTGCGGTGGAATTCTTGTTTGGCTTTACCTTAGCTGCTGGTCTGGTGGTTTTGTTTGCCGCCATTACCGCGACTCGAGAAGAGCGAGCCAGAGAGTTCGCCATCATGCGTGCAGTGGGTGCCCGCGCTTCACTGCTGCGCCAAGTGCAACGTGCTGAACTGGCCGGCGTTGGTTTACTGGCTGGTTTCTTGGCCTCAATCGTGGCTCTCGCAGTGGGTTGGGCGCTGGCGCGATATGTGTTTAACTTTAGCTGGACAGGTTCTTGGACAGTGCCACTGTTTGGCAGTCTGGCCGGCGCTGCGTTGGCGTTGGCTGCTGGCTGGTGGGGCCTGCGTTCAGTATTGAATACGCCGGTGATTGAAACCTTGCGTAAATCTCAATGA
- a CDS encoding group II truncated hemoglobin, producing the protein MQIEEKPADKPPFETLFAWIGGEDRVKALVERFYDLMDLESNFAVLSAAHGNTLENARERLFWFLCGWMGGPQHYTDRFGHPMLRMRHMPQQTGGGSIGIAERDQWLACMNQAMTETGVDEVLRIRLNASFFQTADWMRNRGGA; encoded by the coding sequence ATGCAGATAGAAGAAAAACCAGCGGATAAGCCACCTTTTGAAACCCTATTTGCTTGGATTGGTGGCGAGGATAGAGTTAAAGCACTGGTCGAGCGCTTTTATGACTTAATGGATTTAGAGTCCAACTTCGCCGTATTGAGCGCCGCCCATGGCAATACGCTAGAGAATGCGCGCGAGCGTTTATTTTGGTTTTTATGCGGTTGGATGGGCGGCCCACAGCACTACACCGACCGCTTCGGTCATCCCATGCTGCGCATGCGGCACATGCCGCAGCAAACTGGCGGTGGCTCTATCGGTATCGCAGAGCGCGACCAGTGGCTAGCTTGTATGAACCAAGCCATGACGGAGACCGGTGTTGATGAGGTTTTACGCATCCGTTTGAACGCGTCTTTCTTTCAGACCGCAGACTGGATGCGCAATCGCGGTGGTGCTTAA
- a CDS encoding HupE/UreJ family protein gives MTQHLNVAPTPQKLSRYKSYAGLLLLCFAASANAHSGEGVAGGFISGFLHPLSGLDHLLAMVAVGIWGATLGRPLVWALPVAFPMLMVVGGVLGIAQVPLPFVEVGIAASVIVLGLSIASAWRAPMVIAVGIVAVFGVFHGHAHGTELPKTAAPAAYAAGFVISTGLLHLAGIAIGLVKGLPRGGQVLRASGGVIAAAGVWILAGMPGVA, from the coding sequence ATGACTCAACATTTAAATGTAGCGCCTACACCCCAAAAGCTTTCTCGCTACAAGTCGTACGCTGGCCTTTTGCTGCTGTGTTTTGCAGCGTCAGCGAATGCGCATTCGGGTGAAGGCGTAGCGGGCGGATTTATATCGGGCTTTCTTCACCCTTTATCTGGCCTAGACCATTTGCTCGCCATGGTGGCGGTTGGCATCTGGGGCGCCACCTTGGGCAGACCTCTGGTTTGGGCATTACCGGTTGCGTTTCCCATGTTGATGGTGGTCGGTGGGGTGCTCGGCATTGCCCAAGTACCACTGCCTTTTGTCGAAGTCGGCATCGCGGCATCCGTGATTGTTCTGGGCCTATCGATTGCTAGCGCGTGGCGCGCACCCATGGTTATTGCAGTGGGTATCGTGGCAGTTTTTGGCGTGTTTCACGGTCACGCGCATGGCACTGAATTACCCAAGACCGCCGCGCCAGCCGCCTATGCTGCTGGTTTTGTCATCTCCACAGGCCTGCTACACCTTGCCGGCATTGCTATCGGCTTAGTCAAGGGCTTGCCGCGAGGTGGACAGGTATTGCGCGCTAGCGGCGGCGTGATTGCAGCTGCTGGCGTATGGATTCTTGCAGGTATGCCCGGTGTCGCGTAA
- a CDS encoding IS30 family transposase produces MIYTHLTRDERYQIAILVKANFNQSEIAKMMDRDKSSISRELRRNRGLRGYRPKQANDKAQERRLACANSPRVADSTWAVVEEKLAEAWSPEQISGHLEASHQPGVSYESIYQYIYADKRAGGTLHKTLRCQKTRKKRSSGRERRGTISHQVSIELRPDIVLERARFGDWEADLVIGAGQKQALVTINERVSRYSIIFHVPFKTAQAVGDALITLLKPFAHCVHTLTTDNGKEFAQHERIASALSADFFFAHPYASWERGANENMNGLIRQFFPKGMRFNCITDDDIALAMHRLNHRPRKCLGYRTPHQVFMEQLESYQHTVALQA; encoded by the coding sequence ATGATTTACACACACCTCACCCGTGACGAACGTTACCAGATTGCAATCCTCGTCAAAGCAAACTTCAATCAAAGTGAAATTGCAAAAATGATGGACCGTGATAAATCGAGCATCAGCCGTGAGTTGCGTCGTAACCGCGGTCTACGAGGCTATCGCCCTAAGCAGGCAAATGACAAAGCCCAAGAACGTAGACTTGCCTGCGCCAATAGTCCTAGAGTTGCTGACTCGACATGGGCTGTAGTGGAGGAAAAGTTGGCTGAGGCTTGGAGCCCCGAGCAAATCAGCGGCCACCTCGAAGCTAGCCACCAACCCGGTGTTAGCTATGAGAGCATTTACCAGTACATCTACGCTGACAAACGCGCGGGCGGCACCTTGCATAAAACACTGCGTTGCCAGAAGACGCGAAAAAAACGCAGCAGTGGCCGTGAACGGCGCGGCACCATCTCTCACCAGGTCTCAATAGAACTGCGACCCGACATCGTGCTTGAGCGTGCGCGCTTTGGCGACTGGGAGGCTGATCTGGTGATTGGTGCCGGGCAGAAGCAAGCACTAGTGACGATTAATGAGCGTGTCTCTCGCTATTCAATAATTTTCCACGTGCCATTCAAAACAGCGCAAGCCGTAGGGGACGCGTTAATCACTTTACTCAAACCGTTCGCTCATTGCGTGCACACTCTCACGACTGATAACGGCAAGGAATTTGCCCAGCATGAACGAATAGCTTCTGCGCTGAGTGCAGATTTCTTTTTCGCCCATCCATACGCCTCGTGGGAGCGTGGGGCGAACGAGAATATGAACGGTTTGATTCGCCAGTTTTTCCCAAAGGGGATGCGCTTTAATTGCATCACCGACGATGACATTGCTTTAGCGATGCACAGGCTCAATCATCGTCCTAGAAAATGTTTAGGGTATCGAACGCCGCATCAGGTTTTTATGGAACAGTTAGAGTCCTATCAGCATACGGTTGCACTTCAAGCTTGA
- a CDS encoding glutathione S-transferase family protein, whose amino-acid sequence MTIQLYAFDTPNGRKISVALEEMGLPYEVQVVDIGKGEQNAPNFLKISPNNKIPAITDPDGPGGQPISIFESGAILHYLGEKTGQFWPQDLRARVSVMEWLMFQMSGFGPIPGQVHHFIALANEADKHYALERFMTENRRLYGVMDKRLAENIFFAGDAISIADFAIVSWVWRNARHKVDLADFPHVQRWYQAVMARPAVMRGFAVALKRGD is encoded by the coding sequence GTGACCATTCAGCTTTATGCCTTCGACACCCCTAACGGTCGCAAAATTAGCGTTGCCCTAGAAGAAATGGGTCTGCCCTATGAAGTGCAAGTAGTAGACATCGGCAAGGGCGAGCAAAACGCCCCGAACTTTCTAAAAATCAGCCCGAACAACAAGATTCCCGCCATCACCGATCCTGACGGTCCGGGCGGCCAGCCGATTAGCATTTTCGAGTCCGGCGCCATCTTGCATTACCTAGGCGAGAAGACCGGACAATTCTGGCCGCAAGACTTGCGCGCACGGGTCTCAGTGATGGAATGGTTGATGTTTCAAATGAGCGGCTTTGGCCCCATACCGGGTCAGGTGCATCACTTTATTGCGCTAGCCAACGAAGCCGATAAGCACTACGCGCTAGAGCGTTTTATGACCGAGAACCGCCGCCTGTACGGCGTCATGGACAAGCGCTTAGCCGAGAATATTTTTTTTGCCGGAGACGCAATTTCCATCGCCGACTTCGCCATCGTCAGCTGGGTCTGGAGGAACGCCCGTCACAAGGTTGACTTGGCCGATTTCCCGCATGTGCAGCGTTGGTACCAAGCAGTGATGGCGCGGCCTGCGGTGATGCGGGGTTTTGCGGTGGCGCTGAAACGCGGTGATTAA
- a CDS encoding class II aldolase/adducin family protein, which yields MNPSSAAQDRALNIPSIQSQVSPEEWEIRVNLAAAYRLVALYGWDDLVFTHITAKLPGTDTFLINPYGLMFDEITASSLVQIDLQGNKVSDSPFDVNPAGFTIHSCIHAARHDAHCVLHTHSLNGVAVSSQREGLLPISQFAFSVLHSLSYHDYEGLALREAEKPRLVANLGQSKFLMLRNHGLLTVGESVAEAFQAMHRFEASCMVQVRALAGNKELIEIDPSILSLAKQQLQDVRRGKGAFLAWPALLRRLDRMSPGFDA from the coding sequence ATGAACCCAAGCTCAGCTGCGCAAGATCGCGCACTCAACATCCCCAGCATCCAGTCCCAAGTCTCGCCGGAAGAATGGGAAATTCGGGTTAACTTAGCCGCCGCATACCGACTGGTCGCGCTCTACGGCTGGGACGATTTGGTGTTCACACACATCACCGCCAAACTGCCGGGAACGGACACTTTTTTGATCAATCCCTACGGGCTGATGTTCGATGAAATCACGGCGTCAAGCTTGGTGCAGATTGACTTGCAAGGCAACAAAGTGTCTGACTCGCCTTTCGATGTCAACCCCGCCGGTTTTACGATTCACAGCTGTATTCATGCGGCTAGGCACGATGCGCATTGCGTGTTGCACACGCATTCACTCAATGGCGTCGCGGTCTCGTCACAGCGCGAAGGCTTGCTGCCCATCTCGCAGTTTGCGTTTTCAGTTTTGCATTCTCTGAGCTACCACGACTACGAAGGCTTGGCATTAAGAGAAGCAGAAAAACCGCGCTTAGTCGCCAATCTAGGTCAGAGCAAATTCTTAATGTTGCGCAACCACGGCCTTTTAACCGTTGGCGAATCGGTAGCCGAAGCCTTCCAAGCCATGCATCGTTTTGAAGCCTCTTGCATGGTTCAAGTTCGCGCCTTGGCCGGCAACAAAGAGTTAATTGAGATTGACCCTTCGATACTCAGCCTAGCCAAGCAACAATTGCAAGATGTGCGCCGCGGCAAAGGCGCTTTTCTCGCTTGGCCTGCGCTGCTGCGGCGGCTTGACCGCATGAGTCCAGGTTTCGACGCCTAA
- a CDS encoding PDDEXK nuclease domain-containing protein, protein MSKNILLPVPQYSSWLAELKLRIQAAQQRATLSVNRELILLYWQIGQDILQRQQTQGWGAKVIEQLAKDLTAAFPKMKGFSRRNLLYMRSFAEEWPDFEIVQQAVAHLPWGQNLLLLTKLKTAEERQWYAAKAIAHGWSRNVLWHHISTQLQQRSGKAVTNFEQRLPAADSELAQQTIKDPYLFDFLGVSNEAHEREIESAMTCHVSKMLMEMGEGFAFVGRQVPVEVDGQDFFIDLLFYNYRLHRFLVVELKAGDFKPEQVGQLNFYITLVDEKIKSEEDKPTLGLLLCQQQHRVVAQYALRGMTGPIGIAEYKLQLPDEVAKYLPSIAQIEAELLAQD, encoded by the coding sequence ATGAGTAAAAACATCTTATTGCCCGTGCCGCAATACAGCAGTTGGTTGGCTGAATTAAAGCTGCGCATTCAGGCCGCTCAGCAACGCGCCACACTGTCCGTGAATCGCGAATTAATCCTGCTCTACTGGCAAATAGGCCAAGATATTTTGCAGCGCCAGCAGACACAAGGCTGGGGTGCCAAGGTTATTGAGCAGTTGGCGAAGGACTTGACCGCGGCTTTTCCAAAGATGAAAGGTTTTTCACGCCGCAATCTGCTTTATATGCGCAGCTTTGCAGAGGAATGGCCAGATTTTGAAATTGTGCAACAGGCTGTTGCACATTTACCCTGGGGCCAAAACCTACTACTGCTAACCAAGCTCAAAACTGCCGAAGAGCGCCAGTGGTATGCCGCCAAAGCCATAGCGCACGGCTGGTCGCGCAATGTGTTGTGGCACCACATCTCGACACAGTTGCAGCAACGCTCCGGCAAAGCCGTCACCAACTTTGAGCAACGTCTGCCCGCCGCTGACTCTGAACTGGCGCAGCAAACCATTAAAGACCCTTATCTGTTTGATTTTTTAGGCGTTTCAAACGAGGCGCATGAGCGCGAAATTGAGTCCGCTATGACCTGCCATGTATCCAAAATGTTGATGGAAATGGGTGAAGGCTTTGCGTTTGTGGGCCGACAAGTTCCCGTCGAAGTGGACGGCCAAGACTTCTTCATAGACTTGCTGTTTTACAACTACCGCTTGCACCGATTTTTGGTGGTGGAACTCAAAGCCGGAGACTTCAAACCTGAGCAAGTGGGCCAGCTCAATTTTTACATCACACTGGTCGACGAAAAAATCAAAAGCGAAGAAGACAAACCCACCCTAGGTTTGTTGCTGTGTCAGCAGCAGCACCGGGTGGTGGCGCAATATGCTTTGCGCGGCATGACTGGGCCGATTGGCATTGCCGAATACAAACTGCAACTACCCGACGAGGTGGCGAAATATCTGCCCAGCATTGCGCAGATTGAGGCGGAGTTGTTGGCTCAAGACTAA